From Mannheimia pernigra, one genomic window encodes:
- the nusG gene encoding transcription termination/antitermination protein NusG: MSEVEVNESSSKRWYVLQAFSGFENRVAVTLREYIKLHKMEEQFGEVLVPTEEVVENVGGKRRKTERKFFPGYVLVEMEMNDDTWHLVKSVPRVMGFIGGTADRPAPITKREADRILNRVQETAEKPRHRKEFQPGESIRVTEGPFADFAGTVEEVDYEKGRLKVSVSIFGRATPVELEFGQVEKQS, translated from the coding sequence ATGAGTGAAGTAGAAGTAAACGAAAGCAGCTCAAAACGTTGGTATGTATTACAAGCATTTTCAGGTTTTGAAAACCGTGTGGCAGTAACATTACGCGAATACATCAAACTTCATAAAATGGAAGAGCAATTTGGCGAAGTATTAGTGCCAACAGAAGAAGTTGTAGAAAATGTGGGTGGCAAACGCCGTAAAACTGAGCGTAAATTCTTTCCAGGCTATGTGTTAGTTGAAATGGAAATGAATGATGACACCTGGCACTTAGTAAAAAGCGTGCCTCGTGTAATGGGCTTTATTGGCGGAACAGCAGATCGTCCTGCGCCCATTACCAAGCGTGAAGCAGATCGCATTCTAAACCGTGTTCAAGAAACGGCAGAAAAACCACGTCATAGAAAAGAGTTCCAACCAGGTGAAAGCATTCGAGTCACGGAAGGTCCATTTGCAGATTTTGCTGGAACCGTGGAAGAAGTCGATTACGAAAAAGGCCGCTTGAAAGTGTCTGTGTCTATTTTCGGTCGTGCAACACCCGTTGAGCTTGAGTTCGGTCAGGTTGAAAAACAGAGTTAA
- a CDS encoding antitoxin codes for MRTKVFQSGNSQAVRIPFDFRFDVDTVEILQGQNGDVILRPVKPQADMEFLALFSDFDDDFIQALEDRDTSPPQERDDL; via the coding sequence ATGCGAACAAAAGTCTTCCAAAGTGGTAATAGCCAAGCGGTGAGGATTCCGTTTGATTTCCGTTTTGATGTAGATACCGTCGAGATTCTACAGGGGCAGAATGGTGATGTTATTTTGCGTCCGGTGAAACCTCAAGCCGATATGGAGTTTCTGGCTTTATTTTCCGATTTTGATGATGATTTTATTCAGGCATTGGAAGATCGTGATACATCTCCACCACAAGAGCGAGATGATTTATGA
- the rplL gene encoding 50S ribosomal protein L7/L12, giving the protein MSLTNEQIIEAIASKSVSEIVELITAMEEKFGVSAAAAVAAAAPAAAAAEEKTEFDVILAEAGANKVAVIKAVRGATGLGLKEAKDLVESAPAALKEGISKGEAEALKKELEEAGAKVEIK; this is encoded by the coding sequence ATGTCATTAACTAACGAACAAATCATTGAAGCGATTGCTTCTAAATCAGTATCAGAAATCGTTGAATTAATCACAGCGATGGAAGAAAAATTCGGCGTTTCAGCAGCGGCAGCAGTTGCAGCAGCAGCTCCAGCAGCAGCGGCAGCAGAAGAGAAAACTGAGTTTGATGTAATCTTAGCAGAAGCTGGTGCTAACAAAGTTGCAGTAATCAAAGCAGTACGTGGTGCAACAGGTTTAGGCTTAAAAGAAGCTAAAGACTTAGTTGAATCTGCACCTGCAGCCTTAAAAGAAGGCATCTCTAAAGGTGAAGCTGAAGCACTTAAGAAAGAATTAGAAGAAGCTGGTGCGAAAGTAGAAATCAAATAA
- the rplA gene encoding 50S ribosomal protein L1 produces the protein MAKLTKKMKAIKAGVDSTKAYEINEAIAVLKQFATAKFVESVDVAVNLGIDPRKSDQNVRGATVLPHGTGRTARVAVFTQGANADAAKAAGADLVGMEDLAEQIKKGEMNFDVVIASPDAMRVVGQLGQVLGPRGLMPNPKVGTVTPNVADAVKNAKSGQIRYRNDKNGIIHTTIGKADFSPEQLTENLQALLAALTKAKPTTAKGIFIKKVSISTTMGAGVAVDQASL, from the coding sequence ATGGCTAAATTGACTAAAAAAATGAAAGCAATTAAAGCTGGCGTAGATTCTACTAAAGCGTACGAAATCAACGAAGCGATTGCAGTATTAAAACAATTCGCAACCGCTAAATTCGTTGAAAGTGTTGATGTTGCAGTAAACTTAGGTATCGACCCTCGTAAATCAGACCAAAATGTGCGTGGTGCAACTGTGTTACCACACGGTACAGGTCGTACAGCTCGTGTTGCAGTGTTTACACAAGGTGCAAATGCAGACGCAGCGAAAGCAGCTGGTGCAGATTTAGTGGGTATGGAAGATCTTGCAGAGCAAATCAAAAAAGGCGAAATGAACTTTGATGTTGTTATCGCTTCTCCAGATGCAATGCGTGTTGTAGGTCAATTAGGTCAAGTATTAGGTCCACGTGGCTTGATGCCAAACCCAAAAGTGGGTACAGTGACTCCAAACGTGGCTGACGCCGTTAAAAATGCTAAATCAGGTCAGATCCGCTACCGTAACGACAAAAATGGTATTATCCATACGACTATTGGTAAAGCAGATTTCTCACCTGAGCAATTAACAGAAAACCTTCAAGCGTTATTAGCTGCATTAACTAAAGCTAAACCAACAACGGCAAAAGGTATCTTCATCAAGAAAGTAAGCATTTCTACTACTATGGGTGCGGGTGTTGCAGTTGATCAGGCATCACTTTAA
- the rplJ gene encoding 50S ribosomal protein L10 gives MALNLQDKQAIVAEVNEAAKGALSAVVADSRGVTVEKMTELRKSAREAGVTMQVVRNTLLRRAVEGTDFECLKDTFTGPTLIAFSNEHPGAAARLFTEFAKTNKEFEVKGAAFEGKTQDVAFLATLPTYEEAIARLMGTMKEAAAGKLVRTLAALRDQMEAAA, from the coding sequence ATGGCATTAAATCTTCAAGACAAACAAGCGATTGTTGCTGAAGTAAACGAAGCTGCCAAAGGTGCACTTTCAGCTGTTGTTGCGGATTCTCGTGGCGTGACAGTTGAAAAAATGACTGAGTTACGTAAATCAGCACGTGAAGCTGGCGTTACAATGCAGGTAGTGCGTAATACTTTATTACGTCGTGCAGTGGAAGGCACAGATTTCGAATGCTTAAAAGATACGTTTACAGGTCCAACTCTTATCGCATTCTCGAATGAACATCCAGGTGCAGCAGCACGTTTATTCACTGAATTTGCGAAAACAAACAAAGAGTTTGAAGTTAAAGGTGCAGCCTTTGAAGGTAAAACACAAGATGTTGCATTCTTAGCAACCTTACCAACTTACGAAGAAGCAATTGCACGTTTAATGGGCACAATGAAAGAAGCTGCGGCAGGCAAACTTGTTCGCACTCTTGCAGCATTACGCGATCAAATGGAAGCAGCAGCTTAA
- the rpoB gene encoding DNA-directed RNA polymerase subunit beta has protein sequence MAYSYSEKKRIRKSFGKRPQVLNVPYLLTIQLDSFAKFIEKDPEGQQGLEAAFRSVFPIVSNNGATELQYVSYELGEPVFDVRECQIRGTTYAAPLRVKLRLVSYDREAAAGTIKDIKEQNVYMGEIPLMTDNGTFVINGTERVIVSQLHRSPGVFFDSDKGKTHSSGKVLYNARIIPYRGSWLDFEFDPKDNLFARIDRRRKLPATIILRALGYTTEEILNLFFEKTKFTIADNKLLMTLVPERLRGETATFDISANGKVYIEMGRRITARHIRALEKDNVSQIEVPVEYIVGKVAAQDYVDLSSGELICPANMEMSMEMLANLSAAGYKEIDVLFTNDLDHGPYISETLRVDPTYDRLSALVEIYRMMRPGEPPTKEAAEALFDNMFFSAERYDLSAVGRMKFNRSLEIAEGVGTGILSNDDIIGVMKKLIEIRNGRGEVDDIDHLGNRRIRSVGEMAENQFRIGLVRVERAVRERLSLGDLDGVTPQDLINAKPISAAVKEFFGSSQLSQFMDQNNPLSEVTHKRRISALGPGGLTRERAGFEVRDVHPTHYGRLCPIETPEGPNIGLINSLSVYARTNNYGFLETPFRKVVNGQVTEEIEYLSAIEESNNVIAQANSDLDENFYFTDTYVTCRQQGESGLFKPEEVQYMDISTQQVVSVAAALIPFLEHDDANRALMGANMQRQAVPTLRADKPLVGTGMEKPIALDSGVAIVAKRGGVVQYVDASRIVVRVNEDETVSGEAGIDIYNLIKYTRSNQNTCINQVPCVNLGEPVARGEILADGPSTDLGELALGQNIRVAFMPWNGYNFEDSMLVSERVVQEDRFTTIHIQELSCVARDTKLGAEEITADIPNVGESALSKLDESGIVYIGAEVKGGDILVGKVTPKGETQLTPEEKLLRAIFGEKASDVKDSSLRVPNGTSGTVIDVQVFTRDGVEKDKRAKEIEEMQLREAKKDLAEELEILEAGLFTRVRSLLIECGVKESSLDGVAREKWLEQTLENEAKQNQLEQLAEQYEELRKEFERKLEIKRNKIIQGDDLAPGVLKVVKVYLAVKRQIQPGDKMAGRHGNKGVISKINPVEDMPYDENGQPVEIVLNPLGVPSRMNIGQILETHLGLAARGIGDQIDKMIKQQQEVAKLREYMQKAYDLGHGSQVVDLSTFSDEEVMRLAENLRKGLPLATPVFDGAVETEIKGLLELGGLPTSGQITLYDGRTGEKFERPVTVGYMYMLKLNHLVDDKMHARSTGSYSLVTQQPLGGKAQFGGQRFGEMEVWALEAYGAAYTLQEMLTVKSDDVNGRTKMYKNIVDGTHYMEPGIPESFNVITKEIRALAIDMELDEA, from the coding sequence ATGGCATATTCATATTCCGAGAAAAAGCGTATTCGTAAGAGCTTTGGTAAGCGTCCACAAGTTCTGAATGTACCTTATCTATTAACAATTCAGCTTGATTCTTTTGCAAAATTTATCGAAAAAGATCCTGAAGGGCAACAAGGTTTAGAAGCGGCATTCCGTTCAGTTTTCCCGATTGTGAGCAACAACGGTGCAACTGAATTACAATACGTTTCTTATGAATTAGGCGAGCCAGTGTTTGATGTGCGTGAATGTCAAATTCGTGGTACAACCTATGCTGCACCATTACGCGTGAAATTGCGTTTAGTGTCTTACGATCGTGAAGCTGCGGCTGGTACAATCAAAGATATTAAAGAGCAAAACGTGTATATGGGCGAAATCCCATTAATGACCGATAACGGTACTTTTGTAATCAACGGTACTGAGCGTGTTATCGTTTCACAATTACACCGTAGCCCAGGCGTATTCTTCGATTCTGACAAAGGTAAAACCCATTCTTCAGGTAAAGTGCTTTATAACGCACGTATTATTCCTTATCGTGGTTCTTGGTTAGATTTTGAGTTCGATCCGAAAGATAACTTATTTGCTCGTATTGACCGCCGCCGTAAATTGCCAGCAACTATCATTTTACGTGCATTAGGCTACACCACCGAAGAAATCTTAAATTTATTCTTTGAGAAAACTAAATTTACAATTGCCGATAATAAATTATTAATGACGTTAGTGCCTGAGCGTTTAAGAGGCGAAACGGCAACATTTGATATTTCAGCAAATGGCAAAGTATATATTGAAATGGGGCGTCGTATTACTGCTCGCCATATTCGTGCATTAGAGAAAGACAACGTTAGTCAAATTGAAGTGCCTGTGGAATATATCGTAGGTAAAGTAGCAGCCCAAGATTACGTTGATTTATCATCAGGTGAGTTGATTTGCCCTGCGAATATGGAAATGTCAATGGAGATGCTTGCGAACCTTTCAGCGGCAGGCTACAAAGAGATTGACGTATTATTTACCAATGATTTAGATCACGGCCCATACATTTCTGAAACTTTACGTGTTGATCCAACCTATGACCGTTTAAGTGCATTAGTTGAAATTTATCGAATGATGCGTCCAGGTGAGCCACCAACAAAAGAGGCAGCAGAGGCGTTATTTGACAATATGTTCTTCTCAGCAGAGCGTTATGATTTATCTGCTGTAGGACGTATGAAATTTAATCGCTCTTTAGAAATTGCAGAGGGCGTGGGTACAGGCATTTTAAGCAACGATGACATCATCGGTGTAATGAAAAAATTAATTGAAATCCGTAACGGTCGTGGTGAAGTAGATGATATCGATCACTTAGGTAACCGCCGTATTCGTAGCGTAGGTGAGATGGCAGAAAACCAATTCCGTATTGGTTTAGTGCGTGTTGAGCGTGCGGTGCGTGAGCGTTTATCGTTAGGCGATTTAGATGGCGTAACACCACAAGATTTAATTAATGCGAAACCAATTTCTGCGGCAGTGAAAGAATTCTTTGGTTCTTCACAACTTTCGCAATTTATGGATCAAAATAACCCGCTTTCAGAAGTAACGCACAAACGCCGTATTTCTGCATTAGGCCCAGGTGGTTTAACGCGTGAACGTGCAGGCTTTGAGGTGCGTGACGTACACCCAACTCACTATGGGCGTTTATGTCCGATTGAAACCCCTGAAGGTCCAAATATCGGTTTAATTAACTCGCTTTCTGTTTATGCACGTACCAACAATTACGGTTTCTTAGAAACGCCATTCCGTAAAGTAGTAAATGGTCAAGTAACAGAAGAGATTGAATATTTATCAGCGATCGAAGAAAGCAACAATGTTATCGCACAGGCGAACTCAGATTTAGATGAGAACTTCTACTTTACTGACACTTATGTAACTTGTCGTCAGCAAGGTGAATCAGGTTTATTCAAGCCTGAGGAAGTGCAATATATGGATATTTCAACACAGCAAGTCGTATCTGTTGCAGCTGCACTAATTCCATTCTTAGAACACGATGATGCGAACCGTGCATTAATGGGTGCGAATATGCAACGTCAAGCAGTGCCAACATTACGTGCCGATAAGCCATTAGTTGGTACGGGTATGGAAAAACCAATTGCACTTGACTCTGGTGTAGCTATTGTTGCAAAACGTGGTGGTGTGGTTCAGTATGTTGATGCTTCTCGTATCGTGGTTAGAGTAAATGAAGATGAAACTGTTTCAGGCGAAGCAGGTATTGATATTTATAACTTAATCAAATATACCCGTTCTAACCAAAATACTTGTATTAACCAAGTACCTTGTGTGAACCTAGGCGAGCCAGTGGCACGTGGTGAAATCTTAGCAGATGGTCCTTCAACAGACTTGGGTGAATTAGCGTTAGGTCAAAATATCCGAGTGGCATTTATGCCTTGGAACGGTTATAACTTTGAAGACTCAATGTTAGTGTCTGAACGTGTTGTTCAAGAAGATCGTTTCACCACAATTCACATTCAAGAGTTATCTTGTGTCGCTCGTGATACCAAATTAGGGGCAGAAGAGATCACGGCGGATATTCCAAATGTAGGTGAATCTGCATTAAGCAAATTAGATGAATCAGGTATTGTTTATATTGGTGCTGAGGTAAAAGGTGGCGATATCTTAGTTGGTAAAGTCACCCCTAAAGGTGAAACTCAATTAACACCAGAAGAGAAATTATTGCGTGCAATCTTTGGTGAAAAAGCCTCTGATGTTAAAGATTCATCTCTTCGTGTGCCAAACGGTACTTCAGGTACGGTTATTGATGTTCAGGTATTTACCCGTGATGGCGTAGAGAAAGATAAACGTGCGAAAGAAATCGAAGAAATGCAACTTCGTGAAGCGAAGAAAGACCTCGCGGAAGAGCTAGAAATCTTAGAAGCTGGTTTATTCACTCGTGTTCGTAGCCTTTTAATTGAATGTGGTGTGAAAGAGTCTTCATTAGATGGCGTTGCCCGTGAAAAATGGTTAGAGCAAACTCTTGAAAACGAAGCGAAACAAAATCAATTAGAGCAGTTAGCAGAACAGTACGAAGAGTTACGCAAAGAATTTGAACGCAAACTTGAAATTAAACGTAACAAGATCATTCAAGGCGATGATTTAGCACCAGGCGTGTTAAAAGTAGTTAAAGTTTATCTTGCGGTGAAACGTCAAATTCAGCCAGGTGATAAGATGGCAGGTCGTCACGGTAACAAAGGTGTTATTTCGAAGATCAATCCTGTTGAAGATATGCCATATGACGAAAACGGTCAGCCAGTTGAGATCGTATTAAACCCGCTAGGCGTACCGTCTCGTATGAATATCGGTCAGATCTTAGAAACCCACTTAGGCTTAGCGGCTCGTGGTATTGGTGATCAAATTGATAAAATGATCAAACAACAGCAAGAAGTAGCAAAATTGCGTGAGTATATGCAAAAAGCCTACGATTTAGGCCACGGATCACAGGTTGTTGATTTAAGTACTTTCTCTGATGAAGAAGTGATGCGTTTAGCTGAAAATTTACGTAAAGGTTTACCGCTTGCAACCCCAGTATTCGATGGTGCTGTTGAGACTGAAATCAAAGGCTTATTAGAATTAGGTGGATTACCAACTTCAGGTCAAATCACGCTTTATGATGGCCGCACAGGGGAGAAATTTGAGCGTCCAGTAACCGTCGGTTATATGTATATGCTCAAATTAAACCACTTAGTGGATGACAAAATGCACGCACGTTCAACTGGTTCTTATAGCCTAGTTACTCAGCAACCGTTGGGTGGTAAAGCTCAGTTCGGTGGTCAGCGTTTCGGTGAGATGGAGGTTTGGGCATTAGAAGCATACGGTGCGGCTTACACACTTCAAGAAATGCTTACAGTGAAATCCGATGATGTGAACGGTCGTACGAAGATGTACAAAAATATCGTAGATGGCACACATTATATGGAGCCAGGTATTCCTGAGTCATTTAATGTAATTACCAAAGAGATCCGTGCATTAGCGATTGATATGGAGTTAGACGAAGCGTAG
- a CDS encoding type II toxin-antitoxin system VapC family toxin — protein MIYMLDTNILIYLMKNRPLAVAERVAQLTPSDQLVMSFITYAELLKGANGSANPEKALANIEKLKQRISVVYPNEKICEFYGVWANKLKLQGKPIGGNDLWIACHALACNAILVTHNVKESERIEALNWQDWTC, from the coding sequence ATGATCTATATGCTTGATACCAATATTTTGATTTATTTAATGAAAAATCGACCGCTTGCAGTGGCAGAACGTGTGGCACAACTTACGCCAAGTGATCAATTAGTTATGAGCTTTATTACCTACGCTGAGTTACTTAAAGGAGCAAATGGCAGTGCTAATCCGGAAAAAGCCTTAGCGAATATCGAAAAGTTGAAACAACGTATTTCAGTTGTTTACCCAAATGAAAAAATCTGTGAATTTTATGGTGTTTGGGCAAATAAATTGAAGTTACAAGGCAAGCCCATTGGTGGAAATGATTTATGGATTGCTTGTCACGCTTTAGCTTGTAATGCGATATTAGTAACGCATAATGTCAAAGAGTCCGAGCGAATTGAAGCATTAAATTGGCAAGATTGGACGTGTTAA
- a CDS encoding helix-turn-helix domain-containing protein: MKNETLTSHPIRHTFANNLRKIRRLKDISQEALAFDAELSRAYISDVERGKRAISIDAMGKIADALNVSLIDLLKSDYSVDDLIQK, from the coding sequence ATGAAAAATGAAACGCTGACCAGCCACCCGATTCGACATACTTTCGCCAATAATCTTAGAAAAATCCGCCGATTAAAGGATATTTCTCAAGAGGCATTAGCATTTGACGCCGAACTGAGCCGAGCTTATATAAGTGATGTCGAAAGAGGGAAAAGAGCCATCTCAATTGATGCGATGGGGAAAATAGCCGACGCTCTAAACGTCAGCCTAATTGACCTACTGAAAAGCGACTATTCAGTAGATGATTTAATTCAAAAATAA
- the rplK gene encoding 50S ribosomal protein L11 — translation MAKKVQAYVKLQVAAGMANPSPPVGPALGQQGVNIMEFCKAFNARTESLEKGLPIPVVITVYADKSFTFVTKTPPAAVLLKKAVGIKSGSGKPNKDKVGTVTQDQIRQIAETKAADMTGSTIETKMKSIAGTARSMGLIVEE, via the coding sequence ATGGCAAAAAAAGTCCAAGCCTACGTTAAACTGCAAGTTGCAGCGGGTATGGCTAACCCATCACCACCAGTTGGTCCTGCATTAGGTCAACAAGGTGTTAACATTATGGAATTCTGTAAAGCATTCAACGCTCGTACTGAGAGCTTAGAAAAAGGTTTACCAATTCCTGTTGTGATTACCGTTTACGCTGATAAATCTTTCACATTCGTTACCAAAACACCTCCTGCAGCAGTATTACTGAAAAAAGCGGTAGGTATCAAATCAGGTTCTGGTAAACCGAATAAAGATAAAGTAGGTACAGTAACTCAAGATCAAATCCGTCAAATTGCTGAAACTAAAGCAGCAGATATGACAGGTTCAACTATCGAAACGAAAATGAAATCAATCGCTGGTACTGCTCGTTCAATGGGCTTAATCGTAGAGGAATAA